From Myotis daubentonii chromosome 15, mMyoDau2.1, whole genome shotgun sequence, one genomic window encodes:
- the LOC132216510 gene encoding leukocyte-associated immunoglobulin-like receptor 2: protein MSPRPLTLLGLVLCLGQTIHMQGALPKPSLRAEPGPVVPRGRPVTFVCRGPAWAEFYHLEKEGRRVFLYHKGVSQDGLPVTEARFHIPEVSKVTAGSYRCLYEHPYEIRSERSEPLELQVTGEDVSTPTSGPASRDYTVENSIRLGLAGVVLLILVAILVEAALSQRRTPQGPQA, encoded by the exons TgctctgcctgggccagacgaTCCACATGCAGG GGGCCCTGCCCAAACCCTCCCTCAGGGCCGAACCAGGCCCTGTGGTCCCCCGGGGACGGCCTGTGACCTTCGTGTGCCGGGGCCCAGCTTGGGCTGAGTTCTACCacctggagaaggaaggaaggcgcGTCTTTCTTTATCACAAAGGTGTGTCTCAAGATGGTCTGCCTGTGACAGAGGCCAGATTCCACATCCCCGAGGTGAGTAAAGTGACTGCGGGGAGTTACCGCTGCCTGTATGAACATCCGTATGAGATCCGGTCTGAGCGCAGTGAGCCCCTGGAACTGCAGGTGACAGGGGAGGACGTCTCCACTCCAACCTCAG GGCCCGCCTCCCGGGATTACACGGTGGAGAACAGCATCCGCTTGGGCCTGGCGGGCGTGGTGTTGCTGATCCTGGTGGCGATCCTGGTGGAAGCTGCGCTCAGCCAGCGGAGGACCCCACAGGGACCACAGGCATAA
- the LOC132216511 gene encoding leukocyte-associated immunoglobulin-like receptor 2, which yields MSPQPSTLLGLVLCLGQTIHMQLRVLPIPSLRAEPGPVVPRGRPVTFVCWGPAWAEFFRLEKDGRPVYENQKTVSQDGLPVTETRFHIPGVREDTAGNYTCLYRLPYGWSERSEPLQLQVAEEDSTPPSGPASRDYTVENRIRMGLAGVVLLILVAILVEAGHSEHRTPQGPQE from the exons ATGagcccccagccctccaccctCCTGGGCCTTG TgctctgcctgggccagacgaTCCACATGCAGCTGA GGGTCCTGCCCATCCCCTCCCTCCgggctgagccaggccctgtggtCCCCCGGGGACGGCCTGTGACCTTCGTGTGCTGGGGCCCAGCTTGGGCTGAGTTCTTCCGCCTGGAGAAAGATGGAAGACCTGTATATGAGAATCAGAAAACTGTGTCTCAAGATGGTTTGCCAGTGACAGAGACCAGATTCCACATCCCCGGGGTGCGTGAAGACACTGCCGGGAATTACACCTGCCTCTATCGACTTCCGTATGGCTGGTCTGAGCGCAGTGAgcccctgcagctgcaggtggCAGAGGAGGACTCCACTCCGCCCTCAG gccctgcctcccggGATTACACGGTGGAGAACAGGATCCGCATGGGCCTGGCGGGCGTGGTCTTGCTGATCCTGGTGGCGATTCTGGTGGAAGCTGGGCACAGCGAGCATAGGACTCCACAGGGACCACAGGAATAA
- the LOC132217254 gene encoding leukocyte-associated immunoglobulin-like receptor 2 — translation MTVSFVRLLLWTQTHLLQVYKDRGDWERLAMSPRPSALLGLVLCLGQTIHMQEGLPPKPSLRAEPGPVIPRGRPVTLVCRSPVWPKFFRLEKEGRSEYHIQKGVSQDGSQATEARFHISSVREAMAGSYRCLYYDVSNTWSEPSERLQVQVREEDVSTPPSGPASRDYTVENSIRLGLAGVVLLTLVAILVEAGLSRRRSPQGPQE, via the exons ATGACTGTTTCTTTTGTGCGTCTGCTCCTGTGGAC gcagacTCACCTCCTCCAGGTGTACAAGGACAGAGGAGACTGGGAGAGGCTGGCCATGAGCCCCCGGCCCTCCGCCCTCCTGGGCCTCG TgctctgcctgggccagacgaTCCACATGCAGGAGG GGCTCCCGCCCAAACCCTCCCTCagggctgagccaggccctgtgatCCCCCGGGGACGGCCTGTGACCCTCGTGTGCCGTTCCCCAGTTTGGCCTAAGTTCTTCCgcctggagaaggaaggaagaagtgaATATCACATTCAGAAAGGTGTGTCTCAAGATGGTTCGCAGGCGACAGAGGCCAGATTCCACATCTCCTCAGTGCGTGAAGCCATGGCTGGGAGTTACCGCTGCCTCTATTACGATGTGTCCAACACGTGGTCTGAGCCCAGTGAGCGCCTGCAGGTGCAGGTGAGAGAGGAGGACGTCTCCACTCCGCCCTCAG GCCCCGCCTCCCGGGATTACACAGTGGAGAACAGCATCCGCTTGGGCCTGGCGGGCGTGGTCTTGCTGACCCTGGTGGCGATTCTGGTGGAAGCTGGGCTCAGCAGGCGCAGGTCCCCACAGGGACCACAGGAGTAA
- the LOC132216509 gene encoding immunoglobulin superfamily member 1-like — MSPRPSTLLGLVLCLGQTIHMQEGVSQDGSQAAEARFHIPAVSEYVAGSYRCRYHDVFDRWSELSEALHLQVTEEDSTLPSGALPKPSLRSEPGPVVPRGRPVTFVCRGPAGAEFYHLEKEGRRVFLYHKGVSQDGLPVTEARFHIPVVSDMTAGSYRCLYEQVDERPSQPSEPLELKVTKEDFSTLHSGHTSQDYMVENSICLGLMGVALLILLAILV; from the exons ATGAGCCCCCGGCCCTCCACCCTCCTGGGCCTCG TgctctgcctgggccagacgaTCCACATGCAGGAGG GTGTGTCTCAAGATGGTTCGCAGGCGGCAGAGGCCAGATTCCACATCCCCGCAGTGAGTGAATATGTGGCTGGGAGTTACCGCTGCCGCTATCACGATGTGTTTGACAGGTGGTCTGAGCTCAGTGAGGCCCTGCACCTGCAGGTGACAGAGGAGGACTCCACTCTGCCCTCAG GGGCCCTGCCCAAACCCTCCCTCAGGTCCGAGCCAGGCCCTGTGGTCCCCCGGGGACGGCCTGTGACCTTCGTGTGCCGGGGCCCAGCTGGGGCTGAGTTCTACCacctggagaaggaaggaaggcgcGTCTTCCTTTATCACAAAGGTGTGTCTCAAGATGGTCTGCCTGTGACAGAGGCCAGATTCCACATTCCCGTGGTGAGTGATATGACTGCAGGGAGTTACCGCTGCCTCTATGAACAGGTGGATGAGAGGCCATCTCAGCCCAGTGAGCCCCTGGAGCTGAAGGTGACAAAGGAGGACTTCTCCACTCtgcactcag GCCACACCTCCCAGGACTACATGGTGGAGAACAGCATCTGCTTGGGCCTGATGGGCGTGGCCTTGCTGATCCTGCTGGCGATTCTGGTGTAA